From one Shewanella sp. GD04112 genomic stretch:
- a CDS encoding ABC transporter permease subunit: protein MESQVIQPGSAPQSMLKGGRSSRRAFKDKAAQIGVTIGGTMVFVALLLIFFYLLYVIKPIFDSADVTPVKSVSYQHAEVATLMVGADEQNEVMYRVAADGQVDFYTVADGSLLSSFTPPLPSGVSVTSAAIAAPSEQRFALGLSNGQALIVGIEFGLSYPNNKRLITPKLRYSAGEAPITIDESGSAIHHLAFSYSNDKISFAYQDDNGAWRLSRLEGQENMMTEEVEWTTTGALLPDAPKKVAHQLMTPDQRQLMLQMGNKVFIYNIRDVESLDLMQVIDAEKEKSKVNNIALLAGASSILVSYDSGVVTQYFQVNGPKGRLYKEIREFTDLAPVASIASEFYRKSFAVVSPEGELSLLYTTSERELFDEKFDFKNPGVMGFSPRSNGLVVEANNQLNIFHVENSHPEVSWSALWNKVWYEGYPEPKFVWQSTSGSDDFEAKLSLMPLAYGTMKAAFYAMLFAVPLAIAGAIYTAYFMSPKVRGIVKPTIEIMEALPTVILGFLAGLWLAPLIEEHLPGILVLLVLLPTAILVSAYSWSKLPGTWKQRLPEVYQELMLIPVICFVGWFSFAISPMIEVALFDGNTRQFITNELGITFDQRNALVVGIAMGFAVIPTIFSIAEDAIFSVPRHLSNGSLALGATPWQTLTRVVLLTASPGIFSAVMMGLGRAVGETMIVLMATGNTAIMEWSVFEGMRTLAANIAVEMPESAIGSSHYRVLFLAAFVLFVFTFFFNTIAEVVRQRLRDRYSSL, encoded by the coding sequence ATGGAAAGTCAGGTCATTCAACCTGGTTCTGCGCCGCAAAGTATGCTGAAAGGCGGACGTTCAAGTCGCAGGGCATTTAAGGATAAAGCGGCTCAAATTGGGGTCACGATTGGCGGCACTATGGTGTTTGTTGCCTTATTGTTGATCTTCTTCTATTTGCTGTACGTGATTAAACCCATTTTCGACAGCGCGGATGTGACTCCCGTAAAAAGCGTGAGTTATCAACATGCTGAAGTCGCGACTCTGATGGTCGGTGCCGACGAGCAAAATGAGGTCATGTATCGCGTGGCCGCCGATGGCCAAGTGGATTTCTACACGGTTGCCGATGGCAGCTTACTCTCCAGTTTTACACCGCCATTACCCTCTGGGGTGAGCGTCACCAGCGCCGCGATTGCCGCGCCGAGTGAGCAACGCTTCGCACTGGGGTTAAGTAACGGTCAAGCCTTAATCGTGGGAATCGAATTTGGCTTAAGTTACCCTAACAACAAGCGCCTTATTACCCCAAAACTGCGTTACAGCGCGGGTGAAGCGCCGATCACTATCGATGAGTCGGGCAGCGCAATCCATCATTTAGCCTTTAGTTACAGCAACGATAAAATCAGCTTCGCCTACCAAGATGACAATGGCGCTTGGCGTTTAAGCCGTCTCGAAGGTCAAGAAAACATGATGACCGAAGAGGTGGAATGGACGACCACGGGCGCACTACTGCCCGATGCACCTAAAAAAGTCGCACACCAATTGATGACACCGGATCAACGCCAATTGATGCTGCAAATGGGCAACAAGGTGTTTATCTACAATATCCGTGATGTTGAAAGCCTAGATTTAATGCAGGTAATCGATGCGGAAAAGGAAAAGTCTAAGGTTAACAACATTGCCTTACTCGCCGGTGCCAGCTCGATTCTGGTGAGCTACGACTCAGGTGTGGTGACCCAGTACTTCCAAGTGAATGGTCCAAAAGGCCGTTTATACAAAGAGATCCGTGAGTTTACTGACTTAGCGCCAGTGGCCTCGATTGCCTCTGAGTTCTACCGTAAAAGTTTTGCCGTGGTGAGCCCTGAGGGTGAGTTATCACTCCTGTATACCACCAGTGAGCGCGAACTGTTTGATGAAAAGTTTGACTTTAAAAACCCAGGCGTGATGGGCTTTAGCCCACGTTCTAACGGCCTAGTGGTCGAAGCGAACAACCAACTGAATATCTTCCACGTGGAAAACTCGCACCCAGAAGTGTCTTGGAGCGCGCTGTGGAATAAGGTGTGGTACGAAGGTTACCCAGAGCCTAAGTTTGTGTGGCAATCCACCTCGGGTAGCGATGACTTTGAAGCCAAGCTCAGCTTAATGCCATTGGCCTACGGCACCATGAAGGCGGCGTTCTACGCCATGCTGTTTGCCGTGCCATTAGCGATTGCGGGCGCCATTTACACTGCTTACTTTATGTCGCCAAAGGTGCGCGGCATTGTTAAGCCAACGATTGAAATCATGGAAGCCCTACCGACGGTTATCTTAGGTTTCCTCGCCGGACTTTGGTTAGCTCCGCTGATTGAAGAGCACTTGCCGGGCATCTTAGTGCTGCTGGTACTGCTGCCGACGGCGATTCTGGTGTCGGCCTATTCTTGGAGCAAATTACCCGGTACTTGGAAACAACGCCTGCCTGAAGTTTATCAAGAGCTGATGCTCATTCCGGTTATCTGCTTTGTGGGGTGGTTCTCCTTTGCCATCAGTCCAATGATCGAAGTGGCGCTGTTTGATGGCAACACTCGTCAATTTATCACTAACGAATTAGGCATCACCTTCGACCAACGTAACGCGCTGGTCGTGGGTATCGCCATGGGCTTTGCGGTTATTCCAACGATTTTCTCGATTGCCGAAGACGCGATTTTCTCTGTGCCACGCCATTTATCCAACGGCAGTCTGGCGTTGGGCGCGACGCCTTGGCAAACCCTGACACGTGTGGTGCTGTTGACCGCAAGCCCTGGGATTTTCTCTGCGGTGATGATGGGTCTAGGCCGCGCTGTGGGTGAAACCATGATCGTACTGATGGCAACGGGTAACACCGCCATCATGGAATGGAGCGTGTTTGAGGGTATGCGTACGCTGGCGGCTAACATCGCGGTGGAAATGCCTGAGTCGGCGATTGGCAGCTCTCACTACCGTGTGCTGTTCCTCGCGGCCTTCGTTCTGTTCGTATTTACCTTCTTCTTTAACACGATTGCCGAAGTGGTAAGACAGCGTCTGCGTGACCGCTATAGCTCGCTGTAA
- the pstA gene encoding phosphate ABC transporter permease PstA — MGKWVKSGSPWIWMTGGAVSISLIAVLGLLLLIAWRGLSYFWPATIYQWELEDNTGARSTLIGEIYDREEVPTERLTAAGHVFKQPPGEFVTRYLVKTGNREFVGLDFRWILATDIISRSEPADVAMLERAKNGNFYGYPVAVIENGKRLELKNDALESSLMEHIDRAVALSDKALSLQKQDIGAINYKIEKLRLKERRYELDGELTDSRKQELAAAKVALEQDYKLLEKELFALRDEAARDSVIVRDMRGVEVELKLDSVLDVTYVNHLGLMGKIGKWFVGLGRFVSDDPREANTEGGVFPAIFGTVFMVLLMAIIVTPFGVIAAIYLHEYAKKGPITKMIRIAVINLAGVPSIVYGVFGLGFFVYMMGGSIDQLFYAEALPSPTFGSPGVIWSALTLAILTLPVVIVSTEEGLSRIPSAVRQGSLALGATKAETLWRIVIPMASPAIMTGLILAVARAAGEVAPLMLVGVVKLAPTLPLDLNFPFVHLERKFMHLGFHIYDVGFQSPNVEAARPLVYATSFLLVTVIVALNLTAISVRNHLREKYRSLEH; from the coding sequence ATGGGTAAGTGGGTAAAATCAGGCTCGCCATGGATTTGGATGACAGGTGGCGCGGTGAGCATCAGTTTGATTGCAGTATTAGGCCTGTTACTGCTCATTGCATGGCGCGGATTAAGCTACTTTTGGCCTGCAACGATTTATCAATGGGAACTCGAAGATAACACTGGCGCACGTTCAACCTTAATCGGTGAGATTTACGATAGGGAAGAAGTGCCGACCGAACGCTTAACCGCCGCGGGCCACGTGTTTAAACAGCCACCCGGTGAGTTTGTGACACGTTACTTAGTGAAAACCGGTAACCGTGAGTTTGTGGGCTTAGATTTCCGTTGGATTTTAGCAACAGACATTATCAGCCGTAGTGAGCCAGCCGATGTGGCCATGCTCGAGCGTGCTAAAAACGGTAACTTTTATGGCTACCCTGTGGCCGTAATTGAAAACGGTAAACGCTTAGAGCTTAAAAACGATGCACTTGAATCCTCCTTAATGGAGCATATCGACCGTGCCGTTGCTTTGTCTGACAAAGCGTTATCACTGCAAAAGCAAGATATTGGTGCGATTAACTACAAGATTGAAAAACTGCGTTTAAAAGAGCGCCGTTATGAGTTAGATGGTGAGTTGACCGATAGCCGTAAGCAGGAGTTAGCTGCGGCGAAAGTGGCGCTCGAGCAAGACTATAAACTGCTTGAAAAAGAGCTGTTTGCCCTGCGTGATGAAGCGGCTCGCGACTCTGTTATCGTGCGTGATATGCGTGGTGTTGAGGTCGAGCTTAAGCTGGATTCGGTACTCGATGTTACCTACGTCAACCACTTAGGCTTGATGGGTAAAATCGGCAAATGGTTTGTCGGGCTTGGCCGCTTTGTTAGCGACGACCCACGCGAAGCCAACACCGAAGGCGGCGTGTTCCCAGCAATTTTCGGTACCGTGTTTATGGTGCTGTTGATGGCGATTATCGTGACGCCATTTGGGGTGATTGCTGCGATTTACCTGCACGAATATGCCAAAAAAGGTCCTATCACTAAGATGATCCGCATTGCGGTAATCAACTTAGCGGGTGTGCCATCGATTGTGTACGGGGTATTTGGTTTAGGGTTCTTCGTATACATGATGGGTGGCTCGATTGACCAACTGTTTTACGCCGAAGCCTTACCGTCACCGACCTTTGGTTCACCAGGGGTGATTTGGTCGGCGTTAACCTTAGCGATCCTGACCCTGCCAGTGGTGATTGTATCGACCGAAGAAGGCTTAAGCCGTATTCCGAGTGCGGTGCGTCAAGGTAGCTTGGCTCTGGGCGCGACCAAGGCCGAAACCCTGTGGCGGATTGTGATCCCGATGGCAAGCCCTGCGATCATGACGGGGCTGATTTTAGCCGTGGCCCGCGCTGCGGGTGAGGTAGCACCGTTAATGCTGGTGGGTGTAGTGAAATTAGCACCGACATTGCCACTGGACTTAAACTTCCCGTTTGTGCATTTAGAACGTAAATTCATGCACTTAGGGTTCCATATTTATGATGTGGGCTTCCAGAGTCCTAACGTTGAAGCGGCACGTCCTCTGGTATACGCCACCTCCTTCTTGCTGGTAACAGTGATTGTGGCACTGAACTTAACCGCGATTAGTGTGCGTAACCACTTACGTGAAAAATATCGTTCGCTTGAGCATTAA
- a CDS encoding DUF502 domain-containing protein: MKKTLARGLMNLLPMALSLWLFWSLFVSLDGLGIFILELVGINQHFVGAGFILVVAIVFAVGLLFSVSPIVWLYGWIERQLMRFPLFKSVYGSIRDIASLMNREGKPNTQQTVLVKQANGGFVVGFIMTDTPPQPLLDALPEGDWVPVLFQLSYQMAGVTSLVKREDLILVDWSFEEAMRFNLTAGISQTPGAATAKTKAE; the protein is encoded by the coding sequence ATGAAGAAAACCTTAGCCCGTGGCTTGATGAACCTGCTGCCGATGGCTTTAAGCCTGTGGTTGTTTTGGTCATTGTTTGTATCGTTAGATGGTTTAGGGATTTTTATTTTAGAGTTGGTAGGGATTAACCAGCATTTTGTCGGCGCGGGCTTTATCTTAGTCGTGGCCATAGTGTTTGCGGTAGGCCTGTTGTTTTCGGTGAGTCCTATTGTGTGGCTCTATGGCTGGATTGAACGTCAGCTGATGCGTTTCCCGCTGTTTAAATCTGTTTATGGCAGTATCCGTGATATCGCTTCTTTAATGAACCGTGAAGGCAAACCCAATACTCAGCAAACCGTGTTGGTTAAACAGGCCAATGGCGGGTTTGTGGTGGGTTTTATTATGACGGATACGCCGCCACAGCCATTGCTCGATGCCTTACCTGAAGGGGATTGGGTACCGGTGTTATTCCAACTCAGTTACCAAATGGCGGGGGTGACGAGTCTCGTCAAACGTGAAGATTTGATTTTAGTGGATTGGTCTTTTGAGGAGGCGATGCGCTTCAATTTAACGGCGGGTATCTCGCAAACGCCGGGCGCGGCAACGGCAAAAACTAAAGCTGAATAA
- a CDS encoding BCCT family transporter: protein MSIKSSINPPVFYSSVFFITLMVMICAIWPTEANHFFKSMQSWLEVKAGWLYILGVAIFLIFIIFVMVSRFGDIKLGPDHSVPDYSYKSWIAMLFSAGMGIGLMFFGVAEPVMHYLAPPDATPESLAAAKEAMKITFFHWGIHAWAIYGVVALSLAYFAYRHKLPLLPRSALYPLIGERIHGPIGHCVDTFAVLGTMFGVATSLGFGVLQVNSGLSYLFEQLPNNTTVQVSLIIGITLLATLSVFSGLDKGVKRLSELNLGLALILLLIVLILGPTVMLLQAFVQNTGSYLSDIVNKTFNLYAYQHKEDWLGGWTLLYWGWWISWSPFVGTFIARVSRGRTIREFLVGILFVPSALTFLWMTVFGNSAIDAIMNQGATYLSEAVNTNVPVALFVFFEHMPFPHLLSGIGICLVVTFFVTSSDSGSLVIDNLTSGGDNNAPVWQRVFWALLQGVVASVLLIAGGLQALQTAAIASAMPFLCVMLLMCLGLYKALKDDWLKINSVQLHTTSVQYAKTNISWEERIEVLVSHPTEDEARVFLNNVATPALSKVCQQFMSKGLTADLEYLDGKVRLVISNEAYQPFVYGVRMRCFEIVNPVGEELEQGNNWYYRAEVYLEQGGQHYDVMGYTEEQLLADVVTQYEKYLHYLHLSNADQGHVA, encoded by the coding sequence ATGTCTATCAAGTCGAGTATTAATCCACCGGTTTTTTATTCGTCGGTCTTTTTTATCACCTTAATGGTGATGATCTGCGCCATTTGGCCTACCGAGGCCAATCACTTTTTCAAATCCATGCAGTCGTGGCTAGAAGTCAAAGCGGGCTGGTTATATATCCTTGGCGTGGCGATTTTTCTGATTTTTATCATCTTTGTCATGGTCAGTCGCTTTGGCGATATTAAGCTCGGTCCAGACCATTCCGTGCCCGACTATAGCTATAAGAGCTGGATTGCCATGCTGTTTTCAGCGGGGATGGGGATTGGACTGATGTTCTTCGGCGTTGCCGAACCCGTGATGCATTACTTGGCGCCGCCCGATGCAACGCCTGAGAGTTTGGCCGCCGCCAAAGAAGCGATGAAGATTACTTTCTTCCATTGGGGCATACATGCGTGGGCGATTTACGGGGTGGTTGCCCTGAGTTTGGCCTATTTTGCCTATCGGCATAAGCTGCCACTGTTACCCCGCAGCGCCCTCTATCCCTTAATCGGTGAGCGTATCCACGGCCCGATTGGCCACTGCGTCGACACCTTTGCGGTATTGGGGACTATGTTTGGGGTCGCGACCTCCCTAGGGTTTGGGGTATTGCAGGTTAACTCGGGCCTAAGCTATTTATTCGAGCAATTGCCTAATAACACCACGGTGCAAGTATCGCTGATTATTGGCATTACCTTACTCGCTACTCTGTCGGTATTTTCGGGGCTCGATAAAGGGGTGAAGCGCTTAAGTGAGCTTAACTTAGGCTTGGCCCTTATTCTGCTGCTGATTGTGTTAATCCTTGGCCCAACCGTGATGTTGCTGCAGGCCTTTGTGCAAAATACCGGTAGTTATCTGAGTGATATCGTTAATAAAACCTTTAATCTATATGCCTATCAGCATAAGGAAGACTGGCTAGGTGGTTGGACACTACTCTACTGGGGCTGGTGGATCTCCTGGTCACCTTTTGTCGGCACCTTTATTGCGCGGGTGAGTCGCGGCCGCACTATACGTGAGTTTTTAGTCGGTATTTTATTTGTGCCTTCGGCGCTGACCTTTTTGTGGATGACGGTATTTGGTAACTCGGCCATCGACGCCATTATGAACCAAGGCGCGACCTACCTGAGCGAAGCGGTGAATACTAATGTGCCTGTGGCTCTGTTTGTGTTTTTTGAACATATGCCGTTCCCGCATCTGTTATCGGGCATTGGGATTTGTTTAGTGGTGACCTTTTTTGTGACCTCATCTGACTCGGGATCCTTAGTAATCGACAACCTGACCTCGGGGGGCGATAACAATGCGCCCGTTTGGCAACGGGTGTTTTGGGCATTGCTGCAGGGCGTGGTGGCCTCGGTGCTGCTCATCGCGGGCGGTTTACAGGCACTCCAAACCGCCGCTATTGCCAGTGCGATGCCATTTCTATGTGTAATGTTGCTGATGTGTTTAGGGCTGTATAAGGCGCTGAAGGACGATTGGCTGAAAATCAACAGCGTGCAGCTCCATACCACCAGTGTGCAATATGCTAAGACTAATATCAGTTGGGAGGAGCGCATCGAAGTCTTAGTGTCGCATCCTACCGAAGATGAGGCGCGTGTCTTCCTCAATAATGTCGCGACACCGGCGTTATCTAAGGTGTGTCAGCAATTTATGAGTAAGGGCTTAACGGCGGATCTTGAGTATCTCGATGGCAAAGTGCGATTGGTGATCAGCAACGAAGCCTATCAACCCTTCGTATACGGTGTGCGGATGCGCTGCTTTGAAATCGTCAATCCAGTCGGTGAAGAGTTAGAGCAGGGCAACAATTGGTATTATCGCGCCGAAGTGTACTTAGAGCAGGGCGGCCAGCACTATGACGTGATGGGCTATACCGAAGAGCAGCTATTGGCGGACGTGGTCACCCAATACGAGAAATACCTGCATTATTTGCACTTGTCCAATGCCGACCAAGGACATGTCGCCTAA
- the pstB gene encoding phosphate ABC transporter ATP-binding protein PstB — translation MISIDSTAMKTNNFDLANLSQNDTALEIRNLDLRYGDKQALFNVSMKIPKKQVTAFIGPSGCGKSTLLRCINRMNDLVDNCHIDGEILLHGQNIYDKKIDVAALRRNVGMVFQRPNPFPKSIYENVVYGLRLQGINNRRELDEAAERSLRGAAIWDEVKDRLHDNAFGLSGGQQQRLVIARAIAIEPEVLLLDEPTSALDPISTLTIEELITELKTKYTVVIVTHNMQQAARVSDQTAFMYMGELVEYADTNTIFTTPKKRKTEDYITGRYG, via the coding sequence ATGATTTCTATAGATTCGACAGCCATGAAAACCAACAACTTTGACTTAGCAAACTTGAGCCAGAACGATACCGCACTGGAGATCCGCAACTTAGACCTGCGCTATGGTGACAAGCAAGCGCTGTTTAATGTGTCGATGAAGATCCCGAAGAAGCAAGTTACGGCGTTTATCGGCCCCAGCGGCTGTGGTAAATCCACCTTATTGCGCTGCATTAACCGCATGAACGATCTGGTGGACAACTGCCATATCGACGGCGAGATTTTGCTGCACGGTCAAAATATTTATGACAAAAAAATCGACGTTGCCGCCCTGCGCCGCAACGTAGGTATGGTGTTCCAGCGTCCTAACCCATTCCCTAAGTCGATTTACGAAAACGTGGTTTATGGTCTGCGCTTGCAGGGCATTAACAACCGCCGTGAACTCGACGAAGCGGCCGAGCGTTCGCTACGCGGTGCGGCGATTTGGGATGAAGTGAAAGACCGTCTGCACGATAACGCCTTTGGCTTATCTGGTGGTCAGCAGCAACGTCTGGTGATTGCCCGTGCGATTGCCATCGAGCCAGAAGTATTACTGCTCGACGAACCGACTTCGGCCCTAGACCCGATTTCAACCTTAACCATCGAAGAGCTGATCACTGAGCTTAAGACTAAGTACACAGTGGTTATCGTGACCCACAACATGCAACAGGCGGCGCGGGTGTCGGACCAAACGGCCTTTATGTATATGGGCGAATTGGTGGAATACGCCGATACCAACACGATCTTCACCACACCGAAAAAACGTAAGACCGAAGATTACATTACCGGCCGTTACGGTTAA
- a CDS encoding VOC family protein, with protein MRVTRLDHLVLTVKDIEASVDFYQRVLGMKKSIFGQGRIALSFGDQKINLHQAGAEFEPKANLATPGSADLCFVVSHNIEEVINHLNSLEVAIIEGPVLRTGATGRINSVYIRDPDLNLLELSEYLPACAL; from the coding sequence ATGCGCGTGACCCGCCTAGACCATTTAGTGTTAACCGTGAAAGATATCGAGGCCAGCGTCGACTTTTATCAACGCGTGTTAGGGATGAAAAAGTCCATCTTTGGTCAAGGCCGTATCGCCTTAAGCTTTGGCGATCAAAAAATCAATCTCCACCAAGCGGGCGCCGAATTTGAACCGAAGGCAAACCTTGCCACGCCCGGCAGCGCCGATCTCTGCTTTGTGGTCAGCCACAATATCGAAGAAGTGATTAACCACTTAAACAGCCTTGAAGTTGCAATTATTGAAGGCCCAGTACTGCGCACCGGTGCCACAGGCCGCATCAACTCCGTCTATATCCGCGATCCCGATTTGAATCTATTGGAATTATCCGAATATTTGCCCGCCTGCGCGCTATAA
- a CDS encoding HNH endonuclease, whose product MNCFICNKLMVDKIEQKNQCEKHCEHILHNALRGKLKSQNILCKQCGNKLNDEIDIAFVKFFSPVNELFKDYMRKKIMALLLQQRYSVNYLMEGYLISMLTTKTALFFHQDQVIQ is encoded by the coding sequence ATGAATTGTTTTATCTGTAACAAACTAATGGTTGATAAAATTGAACAAAAAAATCAATGTGAGAAGCACTGTGAACATATTTTACATAATGCTCTTAGAGGAAAGCTAAAGTCACAAAATATTTTATGTAAACAATGTGGAAATAAACTTAATGACGAGATAGATATTGCATTTGTTAAATTTTTCTCCCCTGTAAATGAATTATTTAAAGATTATATGAGAAAAAAGATCATGGCTCTGCTTCTTCAACAAAGATACTCGGTAAACTATTTAATGGAAGGTTATCTGATTTCGATGTTAACTACAAAGACGGCACTATTTTTCCATCAAGACCAAGTCATTCAATAG
- a CDS encoding DMT family transporter, whose protein sequence is MKSDPTMKAVILLIICTFFWGSCFPIGKQVLSEVHALTLVFWRFVIAAACLAIYLKLVRMPKLHLSINQWLWIILVSAVGIGGLNLGLFTGLASTNATNGSLIMALSPLITSLIACVALRTLPSFAQCFSLLVSLTGVLMVITNGHLETLFSMQINHGDKLIFGGMLAWSFYTYFSQGISRWMPVIPYTFIGMLSGAAVIGALCLASPEVHPIAELVNSSALGMAEVVYIGVFGTVAGYLLWLNGVRQLGSANAALFFNFVPIFSVLTSFMLGQAVTELQLLGIIVVIAGLLLPRIIRFKREPKVCPES, encoded by the coding sequence ATGAAATCTGATCCAACGATGAAAGCAGTAATCCTGCTGATTATCTGTACCTTCTTTTGGGGGAGTTGCTTTCCCATTGGTAAACAAGTATTAAGCGAAGTACATGCCTTGACCTTAGTGTTCTGGCGCTTTGTGATTGCCGCGGCCTGTCTCGCAATCTACCTCAAGCTCGTCCGCATGCCGAAATTGCACTTAAGCATCAATCAATGGCTGTGGATTATTCTGGTCAGCGCGGTAGGTATAGGCGGGCTAAACCTAGGTCTGTTTACGGGATTGGCGTCAACTAATGCGACGAACGGCTCATTAATCATGGCTCTTAGCCCGCTCATCACGTCACTAATTGCCTGTGTTGCCCTGCGAACGCTGCCATCGTTTGCCCAGTGTTTTAGTCTGCTGGTGAGTCTCACCGGTGTGCTGATGGTGATCACCAATGGGCACCTTGAAACCCTCTTCTCGATGCAGATAAACCATGGAGATAAATTAATATTCGGCGGCATGCTAGCCTGGAGTTTTTACACCTATTTCAGTCAAGGTATCAGCCGCTGGATGCCAGTCATCCCCTATACCTTTATCGGCATGTTGAGTGGCGCTGCCGTGATTGGCGCTTTATGTTTGGCATCGCCAGAGGTGCATCCCATCGCAGAGTTAGTAAATAGTTCGGCGTTAGGCATGGCTGAAGTGGTCTATATCGGCGTATTTGGTACGGTTGCAGGCTATTTGTTGTGGTTAAACGGCGTGCGCCAGTTAGGCTCAGCCAACGCAGCACTGTTTTTCAACTTTGTCCCCATCTTCTCCGTATTAACCTCGTTTATGCTTGGTCAAGCCGTTACCGAGTTGCAACTGTTGGGGATTATCGTGGTTATCGCAGGCTTGCTGCTACCACGAATTATACGGTTCAAACGCGAACCCAAAGTGTGCCCTGAATCCTAG
- the phoU gene encoding phosphate signaling complex protein PhoU, translated as MENMNLNKHISGQFNAELDDIRNRVLAMGGLVERQLEQAIDALSTLDAELAQKVITGDHKVNGMEVSIDEECTRIIAKRQPAASDLRLIIAISKSIADLERIGDACVRIAKAALDKRLNNQQPLLVSIENMGRHAIRMLHATLDALARMDADSALELHKEDAKLDREYEGIIRQLMTYMMEDPRSIPDVLDVLWAARAVERVGDRCKNICEYIIYYVKGKDVRHTSYEDMEKDLKD; from the coding sequence ATGGAAAATATGAATTTAAACAAACATATCTCTGGGCAATTTAACGCCGAGTTAGATGATATCCGTAACCGTGTACTCGCCATGGGTGGCTTGGTTGAGCGTCAGTTAGAGCAAGCCATCGACGCCTTAAGTACCTTAGATGCCGAATTAGCGCAAAAGGTGATCACCGGCGATCACAAAGTGAATGGCATGGAAGTCTCGATTGACGAAGAATGCACCCGCATTATCGCCAAACGCCAACCGGCAGCGAGCGACTTACGTCTGATCATCGCGATTTCAAAATCGATTGCCGATCTTGAACGTATCGGTGATGCCTGTGTACGTATAGCCAAGGCCGCATTAGATAAGCGTTTGAATAATCAGCAGCCGTTATTAGTCAGCATTGAAAATATGGGCCGCCATGCGATTCGTATGCTGCACGCAACGCTCGATGCCTTAGCACGTATGGATGCCGATTCGGCGCTGGAGCTTCACAAAGAAGATGCCAAGCTCGACCGTGAATACGAAGGCATTATCCGTCAATTAATGACCTACATGATGGAAGACCCACGCTCAATCCCCGATGTATTAGACGTACTCTGGGCAGCCCGTGCGGTTGAGCGTGTCGGCGATCGTTGTAAAAATATCTGCGAATACATTATTTACTACGTAAAAGGCAAAGACGTTCGCCATACTTCCTACGAAGATATGGAAAAGGATTTAAAGGACTAA
- a CDS encoding LysR family transcriptional regulator has protein sequence MKPNYSLDDLRCFCAVARSGSFKEAAQSLGMPLSTLSRRIRQLETDLQLRLLNRDAHRVILTSIGEQYFERSVALFDELNNIDEDLHRDKYQPQGKIRISAPINSGTHFLRSIFYDFLLQYPDIQLDLSFSNSLIDIEAEGMDVAFRVGNPVVENWIARPLKHIHFILCSHPDYDISSITTPDKLCGHPTIICRPMIPWQLVHKTTGEEFDYHPNKGVRLEVDELMLLTHAIKTGIGIGYVPDYFALPMIARGEVNHVLPDWSSKARTLSMLYRDRDHLPMRVRLFIEFVKLHFN, from the coding sequence ATGAAACCTAATTATTCGTTGGACGATCTGCGCTGTTTTTGTGCTGTGGCACGCTCAGGGAGCTTTAAGGAGGCCGCCCAATCCTTAGGTATGCCGCTCTCCACCTTGAGTCGCCGTATCCGCCAGCTAGAGACAGATTTGCAACTGAGATTGCTTAATCGAGATGCTCACCGCGTTATCTTAACCAGCATCGGTGAGCAGTATTTTGAGCGCTCTGTAGCCCTGTTTGATGAACTCAATAATATTGACGAAGATTTGCATCGGGATAAGTACCAGCCACAGGGGAAAATCCGCATTTCCGCGCCCATCAACTCTGGCACTCATTTTCTGCGGTCGATTTTTTATGATTTTCTGTTGCAATATCCCGATATTCAGTTGGATTTGAGCTTTTCAAACTCGCTTATCGATATTGAAGCGGAAGGCATGGATGTGGCGTTTAGAGTGGGCAATCCAGTGGTTGAAAATTGGATTGCCAGACCGTTAAAGCATATTCACTTTATTTTGTGCTCTCACCCTGACTACGACATTTCGAGTATTACTACGCCAGACAAGTTATGCGGTCATCCAACCATTATTTGCCGCCCTATGATACCTTGGCAATTGGTGCATAAAACGACTGGCGAAGAGTTTGATTATCACCCGAATAAGGGCGTCAGGTTGGAGGTGGATGAACTGATGCTACTGACCCACGCCATCAAAACAGGGATAGGTATCGGATACGTGCCGGATTATTTTGCGCTACCTATGATAGCGCGGGGGGAGGTGAATCATGTTCTCCCTGACTGGAGTAGCAAAGCCCGCACCTTATCCATGTTATATCGGGACCGCGACCATCTCCCCATGCGGGTGCGGCTGTTTATCGAGTTTGTAAAATTGCACTTTAACTAG